In Rattus norvegicus strain BN/NHsdMcwi chromosome 1, GRCr8, whole genome shotgun sequence, a genomic segment contains:
- the Zfp324 gene encoding zinc finger protein 324A, protein MPRSPARRAPPPLQIPMAVTWPLTDPARGLMAFEDVAVYFSQEEWMFLNAAQRALYRHVMLENFALVDSIGPSVSRPRVIIQLQRGEEPWVPNRTIAGPGRGTHRRSSLGSNYSARDRHVSGASPGATCDRPVRISTSLLPPAGAYPDAKILEGHQSACPSLQKKPTGVSVIYWEQLLLGSSSSEATVSLRLTSPVGVPENGSSRVKAFSDLLAPGKQLRVAEQQKPEMQLNPGRTFQSIPDLHEAEEGHGISGACHESQGDPSVPEAPIWDELGEALQAGPGLFSGDKPFECRACNKVFVKSSDLLKHLRTHTGERPYECAQCGKAFSQTSHLTQHQRIHSGETPYVCMVCSKAFRHSSSLVRHQRIHTVEKTFHCNECGKAFSHGSNLSQHRKIHAGGRPYACAQCGRRFCRNSHLIQHERTHTGEKPYACSLCGAAFSQGSSLFKHQRVHTGEKPFSCPQCGRAFSHSSNLTQHQLLHTGERPFRCGDCGKAFAKGAVLLSHRRIHTGEKPFVCTQCGRAFRERPALFHHQRIHTGEKALRRPRGNMHSQIGSLGVSLDGTHPKATLDPPAVPNIAEA, encoded by the exons ATGCCCAGGTCTCCCGCTCGTCGTGCCCCGCCTCCACTGCAGATTCCGATGGCGGTAACCTGGCCGCTGACAGATCCAGCGCGG GGCTTGATGGCCTTTGAGGATGTGGCTGTGTACTTCTCCCAGGAGGAGTGGATGTTCCTGAATGCGGCCCAGAGGGCGCTGTACCGCCATGTAATGCTGGAAAACTTCGCACTTGTAGACTCCATAG GACCCTCTGTCTCCCGGCCTCGTGTGATCATCCAACTCCAGCGTGGTGAGGAACcctgggttcccaataggacaatTGCAGGCCCAGGCAGGGGCACCCACAGGAGATCCAGCCTTG GATCCAATTACAGTGCAAGGGACAGACATGTGTCTGGAGCATCTCCAGGGGCCACCTGTGACAGGCCTGTTAGGATATCTACTagtcttcttcctcctgctggtGCCTACCCTGATGCAAAAATTCTGGAGGGACACCAAAGTGCCTGCCCATCTCTACAGAAAAAACCCACAGGGGTATCAGTGATTTACTGGGAGCAGCTACTGCTAGGTTCTAGCAGCAGTGAGGCAACTGTCAGCCTGCGATTGACCTCCCCAGTAGGGGTTCCTGAGAATGGTTCATCTAGAGTGAAGGCCTTCTCTGACCTCCTGGCCCCAGGGAAGCAGCTACGGGTAGCAGAGCAGCAAAAGCCAGAGATGCAGCTAAACCCTGGGAGAACTTTCCAAAGTATCCCAGATCTCCACGAGGCTGAGGAGGGACATGGGATAAGTGGGGCTTGCCATGAGTCTCAGGGAGACCCCAGTGTTCCAGAGGCCCCGATATGGGATGAGCTGGGAGAAGCCCTCCAGGCCGGCCCAGGCCTTTTCTCTGGGGACAAACCTTTTGAATGTAGGGCGTGCAACAAAGTGTTTGTGAAGAGCTCAGACCTCCTAAAGCATCTGCGCACTCATACTGGAGAGCGGCCATATGAGTGTGCCCAGTGCGGCAAGGCCTTCAGTCAGACATCTCACCTGACTCAGCACCAGCGCATCCATAGCGGTGAAACGCCctatgtgtgcatggtgtgcaGCAAGGCCTTCCGACACAGCTCCTCACTGGTGCGCCATCAGCGCATCCACACTGTCGAGAAGACATTTCACTGCAACGAGTGTGGCAAGGCCTTCAGCCATGGCTCCAACCTCAGTCAGCACCGCAAGATCCACGCAGGAGGGCGTCCCTATGCCTGTGCACAGTGCGGCCGCCGCTTCTGCCGCAACTCACATCTTATCCAGCACGAGCGCACGCACACAGGCGAGAAGCCCTATGCCTGCTCCCTCTGTGGCGCAGCCTTTAGTCAGGGCTCCTCGCTCTTCAAGCACCAGCGTGtgcatactggagagaagcctttCTCGTGTCCACAGTGTGGCCGTGCCTTCAGCCACAGCTCCAACCTCACACAGCATCAGCTGCTGCACACTGGCGAACGTCCCTTCCGCTGCGGCGACTGTGGCAAGGCCTTTGCCAAGGGAGCAGTGTTGCTCAGCCACAGGCGCATCCACACGGGTGAAAAGCCCTTCGTGTGCACACAGTGTGGCCGCGCTTTCCGTGAGCGCCCCGCCCTCTTTCATCACCAAAGGATCCACACAGGAGAAAAGGCCCTGCGGAGGCCCAGGGGCAACATGCACTCCCAGATCGGGTCTCTTGGGGTATCCTTAGATGGTACACATCCAAAGGCCACTTTAGACCCACCAGCAGTCCCAAATATTGCTGAGGCCTAA